Within the Candidatus Saccharibacteria bacterium oral taxon 488 genome, the region CAATCTCGTTGATAAAGCTTTCAATGGTATAGCCCTGTCGATAAAATAGCTTGTCAGTCAGGCGATCAAAAAACTGCTTGGTCGGTTGAAACAAAAACCCTAACAATAATGCCGCTAGCACACCCCAGAATCCTGGCATCCCGCCGCTATCATAACCGCTGAACGCACTGACGATCGCCGAAATACTATAGGTCGCCGTGTAGTATACGATTGTTAATAAGCTTAGCAGCATGGCGTACGCGATTGTTCGCACCGCCGCATCTTTCAAACCGAAGAGACGGTGCTTGACAATCGTCAGATATGCCAGCGGTATAAAAATAAAGGTGCTCAGCGGCCCAATCCAGATGAGGTCATAGCGACCAACAGCCGGCAGCAGTAAATTAAATATCATACCTACGCTGCCAGCAATGCCATAGGCATAGGAAATGAGTCGTAGCTGAGAGCGCACCAAGAGCGCACTGCGGCGACGAGCCTGATGCGCGAGGATGATAAGTGCCGCCAAAAACAGCAGTATGAAATACACCATATAGACGAAATAGCCGATCGGATGAATCACGACCGTATGATCATTCAGCGCCACCTGCGCTATCAGCCAATCAACTCGCACGATAATCATCGAAGCAATAATGCCAAATAACACCCAGGCAGTGGCTGGCACGTATTTTGTTGTTCGTCGTGCACCAATGTGAGTTGCCACTGAGATCATGGCTGCCGCGATCAGTGCTGCTCCGATGTAATATATCCTCAGGTATATCAGTGCCGCCGCCAGCACATTAGTCGCTAAAAACGCCGCGATACCCAATGCCCACAGCGCAATGCCAACCGTCAGCACAAAAAAGAACCGGGTTGCCAGCTGGCGTGGTTGATGAGCCACGACCATGAGGCCAAACACCAGCGACATTACCCCGGCAATGATCAGCCCCGCTATCTCCATGCCCACTCCCTCGTCATATTTCTAGTGTACCACCAACCTTTGGTCTACGCATAGCATACAGTGCATAGACGCCATCATCAGGACAATATACATCGACCCGCCAATCACCCAGACCCGCTGCCCCCGCGATCCGCTGCATTGTTTCGATTGACCGAGGCTGGATATGCGGCCACTGCACGACATTGAGCGTAAAGCCCAGCTGCGGATGCGTATCACGCATATTGCCAACTAACAGCAGCCCGCCAGGTTTCACCAGTTGAGCAGCATGAGCCAAGAAGGTTGCGGCATCAACCTGCAGCGCCGTCGGACCTTCATCTGAAAGTACCTCGGGCACATACTCCAAAATTCCAACAGCATCGACTGCATCATATGCAGCCGCCTCAAGGTCAACCCGTCGCCGCAGTGCTCGAGCTGCCACGTTGGTTTGCATGTCTACCTCAGGCGAGACTACACCCTGAGGGCGCAGAATATTCATACAGCGAACGTTGGTAAACTGCCCGACTTCCATTGTCTGGGCATACGTTTGCGCGGCCCTGAGCGCCGACCGATCAAGATCAACCAGTGTGACGCGCGGCGTAGGGTTGCCGCTCTCTTTGATATGCCGGAGCGCATGACAAACCGGCTGAGCAGCGCCGCAAGCCAGACTGACCCACTGCTGCTCTGCGGCGCCCAGAGACGCTTGATCAATAATGTGCCTGGCAAGAATATCCTGAACAATTTCACCGCGACTGCGAATACCGTGCGCATCCAAAATATTACAGGCCCAGTCGCGCACCACTGGCGAGACCGGCTTGCCATTCGCTAATTGCTCAATACTCGGATCATATAACAAGTCTAGTGCCGCCGCCGTCGGTATCAGTTCCAACCAATTCTCGACGCCAGGAACCCGAGCGATCAACTCGTGTGTCGCTGGATTGGTATCATCAATCCTCGTTCGCTGGCGCCCAATCGCTGCGTTAAGATCACAATCACCATGAAAGCCCATACCAGTCAGCTCTTCTAGCTCCACCACTACCTTCTCGTGGGATTGCGTCTGATATCGGTCACGCATCGGCACTGGATGAATCCGCCACTGATTCAGCTCAAGTTCCGCCCTGCGCTCTGACAACTCAACCCAGCCATAACGATCTGGCTGAATAGTTATGCTTTTACGCTGCTTTATTGTCACTTTGCCCACCTCTTTTGTGCTAGTTTTACAATACACCACTGCCTGCTATAATACAATTATGGTTAAAATTGCTATCATTGAAGATGATGCGACGATCAGTCAGATGTACCGAATGAAGTTCGAGGCGGACGGGTTTGACGTGCGACTAGCGAGTAATGGTACAATTGGCGTGGCACTCGTCGAATCGTTTCGTCCAGATGTCATTTTACTTGATATCCAGATGCCAGAGATGGATGGAGCCGAGGCCTTGCGACGTATTCGCTCACACGCGTGGGGCAAGACCATACCGGTTATCGTACTGACCAACCTCGGCGAAGAAGAAGCTCCGCGCGAGATGCGCTCACTCGGCATCCAAGGCTACATTGTCAAGGCCAACCTCACCCCACGCCAAGTCGTCGCCCAGGTCAAATCAGTCATTACAAAGCCGTGAGTTTCTACCGGATATTGACCCGGTGTAGGCACGCGGTAATCACATTATCAAACAATGCGCTCACCGTCAGCGGGCCGACGCCGCCTTTTTCTGGTGTCAGGTGGATATCAGTACGCGTCCGGTTTGCTGGTGCCACGTCACCAACAATCTTACCATCCTCCGAGGCGGTGCCTGCATCGACTACCACAGCACCAGGTCGGATCATGTTCGGCTGAATCAATCCCGCCACACCAGTTGCCGTGACGATGACATCATATTCGTGTAGTCGCGATAAATCATCACCCCGACTAAATACCGTTACGTCCAGCCCCGACGCTCGCCACATCCGCTCGAGCGGCGCACCGACCAGCCGCCCACGCCCAACAATAGCCAACCTTTTACCAGCCAGCTCCACACTATAGCCCGCTAACAGCCAATTGATGGCCATCGGTGTCGCCGGGTCAAACAGCGTTTGCTCAGAATTGAGACCATCGACGTCTTTTTCCGGTGCCACCAACCGCACAATTTGATCGGTCTGCTCCGGCTCGGCCAGTGGTAGCTGGACGATAATTCCCTGGATGTCATCGCGTTGGTTCAGTGCCGTGATTGTCTCCGGTAGGTGACGAGTCGCCACCCGACAAATTTCTACCTCAATTAAAATGTCTGCACCGTAGCGCTGCTTGAGGCGCATGTAGGTAGTGATGACCGGATTGTCCGAATCGGTGACGATGGCGAGGCGTGGCTGGATGTGGTGCGCTTGACGGAGCATGCGGACTTGCTTGGCCTGACGCTCTTTAATAAACGACGCGAGTTCTGCACCATTGAGAGATTTCATTGTTTGATTGTAGCAAATCAGCATGAGCACGTCGAGCGCCTTGAGGTTGGTAGCCGCCTGTGGTATAATCGGGAAGCTTGGCGGATGTAGCTCAGTTGGTTAGAGCGCTGGATTGTGGCTCCGGAGGCCGTGGGTTCGAGCCCCATCATTCGCCCCAAGCATTGTCCGTAGCAAAAGGTGCGACGCTATGTTTACCTTCACCACTCATTATGCTATAATCTGGACTGATTGGGCCAGTAGCTCAGCTGGTTAGAGCACCTGCCTCTTAAGCAGGGTGTCGAGGGTTCGAGCCCCTCCTGGCCCTCCAAGGAATTATTAAACCCCAGTTTTCTGGGGTTTTAGTATGCATAATAAATCGTACTGCTTACGAAAATGGATCGTGGCCACGTGAAGGCGGCTCTTGAAATCGAGGCGATGATGGCGACGGACGAGTAATATTATCAGCAGGACCGCCCGGTGGCACACTGCCTGGGATATTTTGTGATGATAACGACGGTTCCGCTTGGCGCAGCGAATTACCCGCAAAGGTACGATTAGAGAGCGGAACATCACTAGTCGTGTCATGGTCTTCCAGTGTATCGTCAGCGCTCGTTGGCGGCATATAACCACGCGCACCCAGCGCTGATGACTGATAATTCCCGATCCGCTGGCGATCGCAGTTGCGGTCGCTCACTCGACGACTTCGACCGGTATTACCAAACGCCGGCTGCGTCCGTGGCCGATGCGCCATTAACCGCTGAACTAACCGACGCGACATTCGAGGTTTACCACTAGCATCCACGCGACCCTCCTTCGATCATTCCTGGCGCCCCGAGTAGGATTCGAACCTACGACCTTAGGCTTAGAAGTCCTCTGCTCTATCCAGCTGAGCTATCAGGGCATGTTCACATTATAGCATCTTTCTGGTACAATAGTGCAAGCTCGCGGGTGTAGTACAGCGGCTAGTATGCAAGTTTTCCAAACTTGAGATGGGAGTTCGATTCTCCCCACCCGCACCAATGTCAGATAATTTCAATCCGCGAAAAGGGCATCATGGATTCATATTCATACACAAACACGTCACCATATCAGCCACAGGACATCGAAGACGCCTCCGAATTTTATGACGTAATTGAGCGTAGCAGCCTGACGCATCAACTGTCTAAGTCACGGCCGTACATCTACTGGACAATGGAAATTTATGACAAGGCCAACGGCATCAAAGGTGGTGGCGGCCTGGGCGTATTGGCAGCAGACACGCGGCGGGTAGCCGAAAAGCTGGAAGTGCCATTTGTGGTGGTGACGCCATTTTACCGCAGCGAATCACATCAAAAAATTACCGACCTCGCACAAACTGAATACGTCGAAAAAGTCTCGCCCCAGGAGTATGGCTTTCATTATATTGATGAAGTTTCAGTCAGCTCCGCCGGCTTTCCCGATGCTAGCCTCAGCGTCTTTCGCAAGACGCTCGGCTCAACGCAATTTGTCACCATTTCAGAGCCAAACTTTGGGCAATTGTACGAAGGCGAAGGCTCGGGTGATCACCGGCTGTACCAGGAGGTAGCCCTTGGGTTTGGCGGCTATAAGGCCCTGAAACTACTCGGCATCAAACCAGCCGTCATTCAGCTCAATGAAACCGCAACAATTTTTGCGGCACTGGCTCGGCTGGACGAGCTATGCGCCAACGGTATGAACTTGTACGAAGCAATCGTTTACGTCCGCAAACACACACTCTACACCAACCACACCCTACTCCAGGCCGCTGAACCAGAGTTTCACCGCTCGCAATTTGAAAAATTAGTACTGCCAAACCTCAAAAGCAACGCCGTGCGCTGCTGGCTGATGGAGCAATTTCGTAACGACCGTTTGCGACCTAATTTGCTGGCAATTGAGTTGACCGAAGCCAAAAATGGCGTCAGTAAACTGCACGCCCGCGTGGCAAATTTCCGCGACCGCAACAACGACAAAGTCAAATTCCACGCCATCACCAACGGCATTGACCTGGAAACATGGGTGCTGCCGGAGATCCTGCAGACTTATCGTGAGCATACTATTATTGATAAATTTGGCTTGCCAACAGAGCAGTATCAAGAGGCAATCGCCACGCTACCCGCTAGCACCATTCGCTCGCTCAAACGCGTGGGCCGGCTGGAGCTAAACCGAGTCCTTATGGGGCGCAAGGATCAATACAACAACCCAGTTCACCTGCCCGAAGACGCGCTGGTATTTGACTTCAAACGGCGGTTCGCCAATTACAAGCGACCGCATCTACCATTTGAGCGCCCAGAGACACTCAGGCAGATTTTGCTCGATAGCAACGCTCACTACATCCTCGCCGGTAAGGTTCATCAGGGCGATCATGATATGTATCAGCAGCTCCTGACCATCCTCAAGCTCGTCGATAGCGACCCTGTCCTACGTGAGCGCGTCCACTACATTCAAGATTACGACGAGACCCTGGGACGAGCACTGGCGATTGGCTCAGACATTGCTATCAACGTGCCGATCATTGGCCT harbors:
- the glgP gene encoding alpha-glucan family phosphorylase, whose translation is MDSYSYTNTSPYQPQDIEDASEFYDVIERSSLTHQLSKSRPYIYWTMEIYDKANGIKGGGGLGVLAADTRRVAEKLEVPFVVVTPFYRSESHQKITDLAQTEYVEKVSPQEYGFHYIDEVSVSSAGFPDASLSVFRKTLGSTQFVTISEPNFGQLYEGEGSGDHRLYQEVALGFGGYKALKLLGIKPAVIQLNETATIFAALARLDELCANGMNLYEAIVYVRKHTLYTNHTLLQAAEPEFHRSQFEKLVLPNLKSNAVRCWLMEQFRNDRLRPNLLAIELTEAKNGVSKLHARVANFRDRNNDKVKFHAITNGIDLETWVLPEILQTYREHTIIDKFGLPTEQYQEAIATLPASTIRSLKRVGRLELNRVLMGRKDQYNNPVHLPEDALVFDFKRRFANYKRPHLPFERPETLRQILLDSNAHYILAGKVHQGDHDMYQQLLTILKLVDSDPVLRERVHYIQDYDETLGRALAIGSDIAINVPIIGLEACGTSWEKDIANLKLLISTSDGGVADIKPIACLEVSGVSPEDETTSLYANMRRAAQIIASDELLMQHIHRQLTAYLPIISGARMLKDYLKFLFPARHTTK
- a CDS encoding response regulator, whose protein sequence is MVKIAIIEDDATISQMYRMKFEADGFDVRLASNGTIGVALVESFRPDVILLDIQMPEMDGAEALRRIRSHAWGKTIPVIVLTNLGEEEAPREMRSLGIQGYIVKANLTPRQVVAQVKSVITKP